A single region of the bacterium genome encodes:
- a CDS encoding extracellular solute-binding protein translates to MSKSHSFDRRTFLIGAGAAAAAGSGLLAGRPGVARAAGMALPPMPSRPLQLTIIDVAGQLQLTKAIIEDYVGSHHQYVSGVSYQQATAPELPSKIMAQQQANQLQINMVLTGSDALSAGIVQKIWQPLLPDFQAKWPNLIGNYIQPKAQGLAQGYGILDVFGNYGPTFTYNPAKLPSPPKTPEDLLTWAKSNPGQLIYARPANSGPGRSFMMGLPYLLGEASPRDPQSWTKVWPYYQQLGQYIQYYPTGTAGTFQELGQGARTIAASTMGWDLNVRALGVVPKNFGAFTFANEHLIADTQYICVPKGNSPEMLGLVLDLIAWALKPDQQAKTYDTGYFYPGPAVKGVTLEMAPKASQDQVAPVRRASFDDLIKTRPIEIPLDPDKLVQAFTLWDQKVGANKLK, encoded by the coding sequence GTGAGTAAGTCGCACTCTTTTGACCGCAGGACGTTCCTCATCGGCGCCGGGGCAGCCGCGGCGGCGGGGTCCGGGCTCCTGGCCGGCCGTCCGGGCGTCGCCCGCGCAGCGGGAATGGCGCTGCCGCCGATGCCGTCGCGTCCGCTTCAACTGACCATCATCGACGTCGCCGGTCAGCTGCAGCTGACCAAAGCCATCATCGAGGACTACGTCGGGTCGCACCATCAGTATGTCAGCGGCGTGAGCTACCAGCAGGCGACGGCGCCGGAGCTGCCGTCGAAGATCATGGCGCAGCAGCAGGCCAACCAACTGCAGATCAATATGGTGCTCACGGGGTCGGACGCGCTGTCCGCGGGTATCGTGCAGAAGATCTGGCAGCCGCTCCTGCCCGACTTCCAGGCGAAATGGCCCAACCTGATCGGGAACTACATTCAGCCCAAGGCCCAGGGGCTCGCCCAAGGCTACGGCATTCTCGACGTCTTCGGCAACTACGGCCCGACGTTCACGTACAACCCGGCCAAATTGCCGAGCCCGCCGAAGACGCCCGAGGACCTGCTGACGTGGGCGAAGAGCAACCCCGGTCAGCTGATCTACGCGCGGCCCGCCAACTCGGGTCCGGGCCGCAGCTTCATGATGGGGCTGCCGTACCTGCTCGGCGAGGCGTCGCCGCGCGACCCGCAGTCCTGGACGAAGGTGTGGCCGTACTACCAGCAACTCGGTCAATACATCCAGTACTATCCGACCGGCACAGCCGGGACGTTCCAGGAGTTGGGCCAGGGTGCCCGCACGATCGCGGCCTCGACGATGGGCTGGGACCTCAACGTCCGCGCCCTCGGCGTGGTGCCGAAGAACTTCGGGGCGTTCACGTTCGCGAACGAGCACCTGATCGCGGACACGCAGTACATCTGCGTGCCGAAGGGCAACTCGCCGGAGATGCTGGGATTGGTGCTCGATCTGATCGCGTGGGCGCTGAAGCCGGACCAGCAGGCGAAGACCTATGATACCGGCTACTTCTATCCGGGGCCGGCCGTGAAGGGCGTGACGCTCGAAATGGCGCCGAAGGCGAGCCAGGACCAGGTCGCCCCGGTGCGGCGGGCGTCGTTCGACGATCTGATCAAGACCCGGCCGATCGAGATTCCCCTGGACCCCGACAAGCTGGTGCAGGCGTTCACGCTCTGGGACCAGAAGGTCGGCGCGAACAAGCTCAAGTGA